In a single window of the Heliangelus exortis chromosome 1, bHelExo1.hap1, whole genome shotgun sequence genome:
- the LOC139802088 gene encoding fibulin-2-like, producing the protein MSLTGALLLLLSCLLLCAAAPTPTCDPSTCTPCAERDTEDTTTTATTGGCCPPCPPPCACPLYLESDCEMQGFDSGFVPAGRSFYIDFARKLCTCHPGGDITCAPLCPPLPSTCQAVGSPVADGCPRCVCYDEEEVAVPAGTVAARGTQICSCPPQGGKLQCSGGESKE; encoded by the coding sequence ATGTCTCTCACCGgtgccctcctcctgctgctcagctgcctcctgctctgtgcCGCTGCTCCGACACCCACCTGTGACCCCAGCACCTGCACCCCTTGTGCCGAGAGGGACACAGAGgacaccaccaccactgccactACCGGGGgctgctgcccaccctgcccCCCACCCTGCGCCTGCCCCCTTTACCTGGAGAGCGACTGTGAGATGCAGGGCTTCGACAGCGGCTTCGTCCCCGCCGGACGCTCCTTCTACATCGACTTTGCCCGCAAACTCTGCACCTGCCACCCCGGGGGGGACATCACCTGTGCCCCGCTGTGCCCCCCTCTGCCCTCCACCTGCCAGGCTGTGGGCAGCCCCGTGGCTGACGGGTGCCCCCGCTGCGTCTGCTACGATGAGGAGGAGGTGGCGGTGCCCGCTGGGACCGTCGCTGCCCGGGGCACCCAAATTTGCAGCTGCCCTCCCCAGGGGGGGAAGCTGCAGTGCAGTGGAGGTGAGAGCAAGGAGTGA